In a genomic window of Chryseobacterium sp. G0162:
- a CDS encoding ACT domain-containing protein encodes MKNAKEIKFLKNRSIVKFEGEDFLGEIGIDGRIFKALTLARISVGVISQQAIENGISILVHENDAEKAVACLIDEFETERKSGKVSQIYSINNVSVIGFVAEDSNKIFAELARNNVFPLLLNQVAGENRVNIVVTSSQDEKTRNIIESEIFKKPKTVHLAIIGHGNVGKTLIEQVLESSEEIKRRKKVDLKVVAVANSKKIAFNKKGFDNNWSDEVLTAEHSSDVQELINFSNENQLENLIVVDNTASKDFVKNYHALAENGFDLVSSNKIFNTLPIEEYRKLRYTLSKNNRRYLYETNVGAGLPLIDTIKLLHLSGENITRIKGVFSGTLSYVFNNFSLRDDKFSTIINEALEKGYTEPDPREDLSGNDVARKLLILARELDLINEFEDINIQNLVPESLLEVSKSEFLTRLDELDEEYQKIKENQEPGHVLRYVGDLHGDLQKDKGELDVKLISVPATSALGQLKGSDSIFEIYTESYGENPIVIMGAGAGAQVTARGVFGDILRLSETK; translated from the coding sequence ATGAAAAATGCTAAAGAAATAAAATTTTTGAAGAACAGATCAATTGTCAAATTTGAAGGGGAAGATTTCTTAGGGGAAATCGGAATTGACGGACGAATTTTTAAAGCGCTTACTTTAGCGCGCATCAGTGTGGGAGTAATCTCCCAGCAAGCTATAGAAAACGGAATTTCTATTTTAGTTCACGAAAATGATGCTGAAAAAGCAGTGGCTTGTCTTATTGATGAATTTGAAACAGAAAGAAAATCAGGAAAAGTATCTCAAATATACAGTATCAACAATGTTTCTGTTATAGGTTTTGTAGCAGAAGATTCTAACAAAATTTTTGCAGAACTCGCAAGAAACAACGTTTTCCCATTGCTGTTAAATCAGGTTGCCGGTGAAAACAGAGTAAATATCGTGGTGACTTCTTCACAGGACGAAAAAACCAGGAATATTATAGAATCTGAGATTTTCAAAAAGCCGAAGACCGTTCATCTGGCCATTATTGGCCATGGAAATGTAGGGAAAACATTAATCGAACAGGTTCTTGAGTCTTCAGAAGAGATCAAAAGACGTAAAAAAGTAGATCTGAAAGTTGTTGCAGTAGCCAATTCAAAGAAAATTGCATTCAATAAAAAAGGGTTTGACAATAATTGGTCTGATGAGGTTTTAACGGCAGAGCATTCTTCGGACGTTCAGGAATTAATCAATTTTTCCAATGAAAATCAATTGGAGAACCTCATTGTTGTAGACAACACAGCAAGTAAAGACTTTGTAAAAAACTATCATGCATTAGCAGAAAACGGATTTGATCTGGTATCTTCCAATAAAATTTTCAACACCCTTCCGATTGAAGAATACAGAAAACTAAGATATACGTTGAGTAAAAACAATAGACGTTATCTGTATGAAACAAATGTAGGAGCTGGTCTTCCGTTAATTGATACCATCAAATTATTACACCTTTCAGGAGAGAATATCACAAGAATCAAAGGAGTTTTCTCAGGAACATTGAGCTATGTTTTCAACAATTTCTCTTTGAGAGATGATAAGTTTTCCACAATTATCAACGAAGCTTTAGAAAAAGGATATACAGAACCGGATCCAAGAGAAGACCTGTCAGGAAATGACGTGGCAAGAAAGCTATTGATTTTGGCTAGAGAACTAGACTTAATCAATGAATTTGAAGATATCAACATTCAAAATCTGGTTCCGGAAAGCTTACTTGAAGTTTCAAAATCAGAATTTCTTACAAGATTAGATGAGCTTGATGAAGAATATCAGAAGATTAAAGAAAATCAGGAACCAGGTCATGTGTTGAGATATGTGGGAGATTTACATGGCGATTTACAGAAAGACAAAGGTGAGCTGGATGTGAAACTGATTTCTGTTCCTGCAACATCAGCATTAGGGCAATTGAAAGGATCAGATTCCATCTTTGAGATCTATACAGAAAGTTATGGTGAAAATCCAATTGTGATTATGGGAGCCGGAGCCGGAGCACAGGTAACTGCCAGAGGAGTATTCGGTGATATTTTAAGACTAAGTGAAACAAAATAA
- a CDS encoding alpha/beta fold hydrolase — MKTELNYINLSYQIHSQKEYNISLSYELFGKDLFTAPIILINHALTGNSNVSGEKGWWKQLVGENQIVDTNKYTVLCFNIPGNGYDHFLIEDYEDFTPSDIANIFLKGLEALHIKNLYTIIGGSLGGGIAWEMLAKQPKLAEIFIPIACDYRTHDWLHAQCLVQKFLLNDKEEPLQKARIHAMLCYRTPESLNDRFQNKYNQERQRLESEDWLVYHGNALNERFSLQAYKLMNHLLMNINADETTLENIQARMHMISVDTDLFFPASEIRMCFEKLKKKKENISYHEIQSIHGHDAFLMEYQQLNNIIKNIL, encoded by the coding sequence TTGAAAACAGAACTAAACTATATTAATCTTTCGTATCAAATCCATTCCCAAAAGGAATACAATATCTCGTTGAGCTATGAGCTTTTCGGGAAAGATCTGTTTACAGCCCCAATCATTTTAATTAATCATGCCCTTACCGGAAATTCAAATGTATCCGGAGAAAAAGGCTGGTGGAAACAATTGGTAGGCGAAAATCAGATCGTTGATACTAATAAGTACACTGTTCTGTGTTTCAATATCCCCGGAAACGGATACGATCATTTTTTAATTGAAGACTATGAAGACTTCACGCCTTCAGACATAGCCAATATTTTTCTGAAAGGATTAGAAGCTCTACATATCAAAAATTTATATACCATTATTGGAGGCTCCCTGGGAGGAGGAATTGCATGGGAAATGTTAGCAAAACAACCAAAGCTGGCAGAAATTTTTATTCCCATTGCCTGTGATTACAGAACACATGATTGGCTTCATGCACAATGTCTGGTTCAGAAATTTTTATTGAATGATAAAGAAGAACCATTACAAAAAGCAAGAATCCATGCGATGTTGTGCTATAGAACTCCGGAATCACTTAACGACAGATTTCAAAACAAATACAATCAGGAAAGGCAACGCTTAGAATCAGAAGACTGGCTGGTTTATCATGGTAACGCGCTAAACGAAAGGTTTAGTTTACAAGCATACAAGCTGATGAATCATTTACTGATGAATATCAATGCTGATGAAACTACTCTGGAGAATATACAAGCACGAATGCACATGATCTCCGTAGATACAGATTTATTCTTCCCGGCTTCTGAAATCCGAATGTGTTTTGAGAAACTGAAAAAGAAAAAGGAGAATATCTCTTATCACGAGATCCAATCTATACATGGGCATGACGCCTTCCTAATGGAATATCAACAATTAAATAATATCATAAAAAACATTTTATAA